CCACACCAGTTCGTTGGTGTTCGCATCGATCAGGTCGATTACCAGGGTGCCCGGGCTATACTTGCTGATAGGGCTGGCGTTTGTAAAAGCAGAAAAGTTGTAGCGGTAGCGGTAGCCGTACCAATAGCTATAGCCATAGCCAAAACCGGGACCCACCTCATCGCCGATAGCAGCTGGCGCTAGTTTAGGATCCACAGCAATATCATAGGCAACTAAAAGGCCGGGGTTTTCCAGGGCAGGCGTAATGCCTTCTTTTACCAGCTCGCTGGCGATGGCTTCTTTCACGCGCTCGTTTACTAGCGGACTGAAGCCTGGGCCGCGGCCACCAAGCGGTGACGGCACTTCGGCCTGGTACCAGGCAAAGGTCTGGTAATGCTGAAACTGGATGGAACGGTCGTAGTTGCTCTGCACATCAGGCAGACGGGTGCAACTGCCAAAAAGCAGCAGCGGCAACAGTAACGTAAGGAAAGCGGGTATGCGGAAAGGAAAGGAGGCCATAGTGCGCTGTTGTGGTTATACCGTTTAGCCTCCTATACGGTATAATACCCGGCAAAGGGTAAAGGCAGCGCGGGAGCTTATTTTTTGCGGCGGCTTTTATTTGCCTCGTTCACCAGCTCCTTGTTCACCCAGGCGCTAAGTTCTTCTGACATGCTTTTGGTGTAAGCCACCTCGTTTAAGATCGTTACGGCCTTTTTTGCGCTGCTCGCATAAACTGGCTGGGCCAGGGTAGCTTTAGCATTGTTGGTTTCACCTAAGGCCAGTTGTTCGGCATATGCTGCAGTAGCAACATCCTGGTTTGATAAATGTAGCGCGATGCTGTTGAAGGAAGCAACCTGTGCAGTTGCAGTGGTAGTTGAAAAAGCAAATCCGGTTACCGTTACAGCAAACACTAATAATTTTTTCATATTCCTTATGAGATTAGACCAATCCTTTTGTTTGGTGGACGCAAAGATATAGGTTATTTTATATATACAAGTTGGTATATTTAAAATAATTCTTGTGTTTACGCTACGTTGCTCAAGCATAATAGGACATAATCTATACTTCTCTTGTTTTAAATGAATTTAAAAAGTAAAGTATAGGATAAAGGCTATGTGAAAAAAGTTTCAAAATTTTTAAATTATTTTTTAGAAAGAGTAAATTGGAGTATGCCCGAGTGCCCGGGCAAGTACAAATTACCAGAATGCAACGTTCGTTTCTTTGCACTGGTAGCCTGCGCATGCGGTTAGTGCCTGAGTATGATGTAGGTAGCTGTACTGAGCTTGCTTTCGGGTGTGTGGTATTTAGTAGCGGCGGCGTTTTGGTTTACCCATACACTGTAGGCGTGCGCCTGATAGTACTTGTAACGGATTTGCCCTGCGATTTTATAGTGTAACGCTAAAGTATAAACTGCCGGCAACTAAACGGGGAGGCAGCAAAAACAAAAACGCCTGGCTCATTGCTGAACCAGGCGTTTTATAAGTATAGGAAGTATGACTTAGCCGATGGCGGTCATTTCCTGGTTTTGCTCGTTGTAAGCTTCGATCGGAGCGCAGGAGCACACCAGGTTACGGTCGCCGTAGGCGCTGTCGATGCGGCTAACCGTTGGCCATACTTTGTTGTCGCGCAGGTAGGCCATCGGGAATACAGCCTTCTCACGGGAGTAAGGGCGTTCCCAGTTTTCTACCAGCACCACTTTCTGGGTGTGCGGCGCGTTCTTGAGCACATTGTTTTTCTGGTCTGCTTTGCCGGATTCGATCTCGCGGATCTCCTCGCGGATCGAGATCATCACGTCGCAGAAGCGGTCCAGTTCTTCCTGTGCTTCGGATTCGGTTGGCTCCACCATCAGCGTGCCCGCTACCGGAAACGATACGGTTGGCGCATGGAAACCGTAGTCCATCAGGCGCTTGGCGATATCTTCTACCTCCACGCCATACTTCTTGAACTCACGGCAATCCAGGATCATCTCGTGCGCACAGCGGCCGTTAGTACCCACGTACAGTACCGGGTAATGCTGCTCCAGGCGTGCTTTGATGTAGTTGGCATTCAGGATCGCTACTTTCGTCGCTTCTGTCAGGCCTTCGCCGCCCATCATGGCAATGTACGCATATGAAATCGGCAGGATAGAGGCAGAACCCCAGGGCGCAGCTGATACAGCATGGATCGCTTCCTTGCGGCCCAAATCTACCACCGCGTGACCAGGCAGGAACGGCGCCAGGTCTTTCACTACGCCGATCGGGCCCATGCCAGGGCCACCGCCACCGTGCGGTATGCAGAAGGTCTTGTGTAAATTAAGGTGACACACGTCAGCACCGATGTGGGCCGGTGAGGTCAGGCCTACCTGCGCGTTCATGTTGGCGCCGTCCATGTACACCCGGCCACCGTTGTCGTGGATGGCCTGGCAGATCTCGATGATCGACTCCTCGTACACGCCGTGCGTGGAAGGATACGTTACCATCAGGCAGGACAGCTCATTTTTATATTGCTCTGCTTTGGCACGCAGGTCCGCCACATCAATGTTGCCTTTCTCATCGCACTTCACAATCACCACTTTCATGCCAGCCATTACCGCCGAAGCCGGGTTGGTGCCGTGGGCAGAAGAAGGGATCAGGGCAATGTTACGGTGCTGGTCGCCGCGCGATTCGTGGTAAGCGCGGATCACCATCAGGCCGGCATACTCGCCCTGGGCACCGGAGTTGGGCTGCAATGACACCGCATCGAAACGGGTAATCTCGCACAGCCAGGCCTCCAGGTCCGTAAAGATCTGCTTGTAGCCTTCTGTCTGGTCGGCAGGGGCAAAGGGGTGCAGCTGGCCAATTTCCGGCCATGTTACCGGGATCATCTCGGCCGTCGCGTTCAGCTTCATGGTGCAGGAGCCCAGTGGAATCATGGAGTGCGTCAGGGAAATATCCTTGTTCTCCAGGTGCTTCATGTAGCGCAGGATCTCGTGCTCGGAGTGGTGCTTGTTGAATACCTCGTGCGTGAGGTAATCGCTCTTACGGATCAGGCTGTCAGACCAGGTGATCTCCGTATCTTCCGGAAGCTCGTCTATTGTCAGTACATCAGCAGATCTGCCGGCTACTTTCGCAAACACGGCAAGTATGGCTTTCACATCTTCCAGGTCGGTGTTCTCATTCAGAGAGATGTTGATGGTGTTATCAGCTGCGTACAGGAAGTTGATGCCGGCTGCTTCAGCCTCTGTGCGGATAGCAGTTTTCAGCTCAGCGCTCTCCACGGCCACTTTCAGCGTATCGAAGTATTGCGCGTTGAGCTGCTCGAAGCCCAGTGCTTTCAGGCCTTTTTCCAGTTGCTGCGCCAGTGCGTGCGTATTCAGGCCAATATACTTGAGGCGACGCGGACCGTGGTACACGGCATACATACCGGCGATAAC
This window of the Pontibacter liquoris genome carries:
- a CDS encoding DUF4136 domain-containing protein codes for the protein MASFPFRIPAFLTLLLPLLLFGSCTRLPDVQSNYDRSIQFQHYQTFAWYQAEVPSPLGGRGPGFSPLVNERVKEAIASELVKEGITPALENPGLLVAYDIAVDPKLAPAAIGDEVGPGFGYGYSYWYGYRYRYNFSAFTNASPISKYSPGTLVIDLIDANTNELVWRGWASVNLNPTQLEETKINQVVANIMAQFPPVSDLSR
- the gcvP gene encoding aminomethyl-transferring glycine dehydrogenase gives rise to the protein MILKTKPADVFKERHNGPDKEQMQDMLKTIGVNSLDQLIEETVPAAIRLKKPLNLPKALSERDFLKKFAQIAKKNKVYKSYIGLGYNDTIMPPVILRNIMENPGWYTAYTPYQAEIAQGRLEALINYQTMVMDLTGMEIANASLLDEGTAAAEAMNMFHAQRKGSRKNANRFFVSEQVLPQTIDVLLSRATPLGIELVIGDHREANLQDETLFGALVQYPAADGAVYDYTDFIAKAHEQDMLVAVAADILSLTLLTPPGEMGADAAIGTTQRFGVPMGFGGPHAGYFATKDAFKRILPGRIIGLSVDAEGNKAYRMALQTREQHIRREKATSNICTAQVLLAVIAGMYAVYHGPRRLKYIGLNTHALAQQLEKGLKALGFEQLNAQYFDTLKVAVESAELKTAIRTEAEAAGINFLYAADNTINISLNENTDLEDVKAILAVFAKVAGRSADVLTIDELPEDTEITWSDSLIRKSDYLTHEVFNKHHSEHEILRYMKHLENKDISLTHSMIPLGSCTMKLNATAEMIPVTWPEIGQLHPFAPADQTEGYKQIFTDLEAWLCEITRFDAVSLQPNSGAQGEYAGLMVIRAYHESRGDQHRNIALIPSSAHGTNPASAVMAGMKVVIVKCDEKGNIDVADLRAKAEQYKNELSCLMVTYPSTHGVYEESIIEICQAIHDNGGRVYMDGANMNAQVGLTSPAHIGADVCHLNLHKTFCIPHGGGGPGMGPIGVVKDLAPFLPGHAVVDLGRKEAIHAVSAAPWGSASILPISYAYIAMMGGEGLTEATKVAILNANYIKARLEQHYPVLYVGTNGRCAHEMILDCREFKKYGVEVEDIAKRLMDYGFHAPTVSFPVAGTLMVEPTESEAQEELDRFCDVMISIREEIREIESGKADQKNNVLKNAPHTQKVVLVENWERPYSREKAVFPMAYLRDNKVWPTVSRIDSAYGDRNLVCSCAPIEAYNEQNQEMTAIG